The nucleotide sequence CGATCGAGCGATCGCCCGCGAGCTATGACCAGATCGTTGACCACAAACAACTCGACTCGCCCGCCGAGGGAGGATTTTTGCTTGCGGGCCCCTTTTGCCACCGCCCGGACCAAGCCGTGTTCCTGGGTCAGAATCGTCACAATCCGATCCGACTCTCCTAGGGGAATTGCTTTCAGGTTAATGCCCGTAGCTCGATAGGTCTTGCTGCGTTCCATCGGCGATCGCCATAACTCCAACATGCGAATCTCGAATGCCCATCTTATTTCATTAGACCTCTCGCACAAGTCAAACGTCTCTATGCCTGAGCAATGTATCAATAGCTTGACCAGGGGATCGGCTCGAAACAGCCCCAAGACAGCAGAGCATTCCCGAATTAGGATGAATCGTGCAAAACTGCAATCAGACTGCAGTCACTGCTAGCCATCCTGCCACCTCCGCCATGCCCGTTAAAACCGCTCGCCCCATCCGCTCCGATCGCTATCCCGCCAAAGAACTGTGCAGCCGCTGCGGTCTGTGCGATACCTCCTACGTGCAGTATGTCAAAGAGGCTTGTGCCTTTATCACTCAGCGCATTGAGGAACTCGAAGCAAGCGCCCACGGGCGATCGCGCCAGCTAGACAGCGATCGCGAACTTTACTTCGGCGTCCACAGCCACATGACTGCCGCTCGCAAGCTAGAGCCCATCGAAGGGGCGCAGTGGACCGGCATCGTCAGCTCGATCGCGATCGCCATGCTGGAGCACAACTGGGTCGAAGGGGTGGTCTGCGTCCAAAATACGGAGGAGGATCGCTTCCAGCCCAAACCTGTCATTGCCCGTACGGCAGAAGAAGTACTCGCCGCCCGCGTCAACAAGCCAACCCTATCCCCCAATCTCTCTATCCTGGATCTCGTGCGGGAATCGGGCATGAAGCGATTGCTGGCGATCGGGGTTGGCTGCCAAATCCAGGCTCTGCGAGCTGTTCAAGCAGAGCTGGGGCTAGAAAAGCTTTACGTTCTCGGCACTCCCTGTGTAGATAACGTCACTCGCGCAGGCTTGCAAAAGTTTCTCGAAACCACTAGCCGCTCCCCCGAAACCGTCGTCCACTACGAATTCATGCAAGACTTTCGGGTGCATTTCAAACACGAAGACGGTTCGACGGAAACCGTCCCCTTTTTCGGTCTCAAAACCAACCAACTCAAGGATGTTTTCGCCCCTTCCTGCATGAGCTGCTTCGACTACGTCAACTCCCTCGCCGATTTAGTCGTCGGCTACATGGGAGCTCCCTTTGGCTGGCAGTGGATGGTGGTGCGCAACGACACCGGTCGGGAGATGTTCGATTTAGTTGCAGAGCAACTGGAGTTTCAGCCGGTGATGTCGAAGGGCGATCGCAAAAGCGCTGTCCAACAAAGTATTCCTGCCTACGATAAAGGCGTAACCTTACCGATGTGGGCAGCTCAATTGATGGGGGTCGTCATCGAAAAAATCGGTCCCAAAGGCTTGGAATATGCCCGCTTTTCCATCGACTCTCACTTCACCCGCAATTATCTCTACGTCAAACGCAATTATCCCCAAAAATTAGAGGAGCACGTCCCGGCATACGCCAAATGCATTGTTAGCCAATACAAACTCCCCGATCGGGCACTGTCTACTTAAGGAGTAAAGACTTCAAAGCTTCTGGATGAGAGCAATTCAGCGATTGCGACAGGCCGTTTGATGAATCCCATCGCCATGGCCGGAGTCTGTTTACGCGGCTGCGGGTGTTTCAGTCGAAGCCCCAGCGTTGGAAGTCTGTGCCGCGGTCTGTATTCAATCTTTAAGGGGCTGGTTGGGGCAGCGGGGATCGACAGCAGCCATCCCCCCAAATGCGGCATACGTTTGTCGCGCTTCTGGCGGTGATGGGGATGGAGGGGCAGTTGGCCAGATTGCTGACGATGCTCCGATACGATCGCCCCAGTGGTGACAGCTGGATTGCTCAACGATACGGGAGTTGAGAGTGGAGATGGCATCACTAACGACTCCGCTATTAGCGGTCAGGTCACAGACGATCGGGCTGTGGCTGGGCTGGTAGCCCGCTTTGCCAATGGGCTCAATCCCGAGTTTGTGGATGTGCTAGCCAACGTGCAGGCAGATGGCAGCTTTAGCTTTACCAACCTGAGT is from Synechococcus sp. PCC 7336 and encodes:
- a CDS encoding Coenzyme F420 hydrogenase/dehydrogenase, beta subunit C-terminal domain; this translates as MPVKTARPIRSDRYPAKELCSRCGLCDTSYVQYVKEACAFITQRIEELEASAHGRSRQLDSDRELYFGVHSHMTAARKLEPIEGAQWTGIVSSIAIAMLEHNWVEGVVCVQNTEEDRFQPKPVIARTAEEVLAARVNKPTLSPNLSILDLVRESGMKRLLAIGVGCQIQALRAVQAELGLEKLYVLGTPCVDNVTRAGLQKFLETTSRSPETVVHYEFMQDFRVHFKHEDGSTETVPFFGLKTNQLKDVFAPSCMSCFDYVNSLADLVVGYMGAPFGWQWMVVRNDTGREMFDLVAEQLEFQPVMSKGDRKSAVQQSIPAYDKGVTLPMWAAQLMGVVIEKIGPKGLEYARFSIDSHFTRNYLYVKRNYPQKLEEHVPAYAKCIVSQYKLPDRALST